From the genome of Leptospira saintgironsiae, one region includes:
- a CDS encoding ParB N-terminal domain-containing protein: MKIRVSDIKVKNRIRKDLGDLHGLKSSIQNLGLLHPIIIDLDNKLVSGERRLECVKLLGWEYVDVRIVDVRSKKERVLIEAEENNVRLPFTPEEQERAQKLLRRYSHTGILGRLFAWLLDLWEWFWSWLFKN, encoded by the coding sequence ATGAAAATTCGGGTCTCCGATATTAAGGTAAAGAACCGCATTCGTAAAGATTTAGGTGACTTACATGGTCTCAAATCTTCCATTCAAAACTTAGGGCTTTTGCATCCGATCATTATCGACCTGGACAATAAATTAGTCTCTGGCGAAAGACGCCTGGAATGTGTAAAACTTCTGGGCTGGGAATATGTTGATGTTCGAATCGTAGATGTACGAAGTAAAAAAGAAAGAGTTTTGATCGAAGCCGAAGAAAACAATGTACGGCTACCGTTTACCCCAGAAGAACAAGAAAGGGCTCAAAAGCTATTAAGAAGATATTCCCATACTGGGATCCTTGGTAGATTGTTTGCCTGGTTATTGGATCTTTGGGAATGGTTTTGGTCCTGGCTTTTCAAAAACTAA
- a CDS encoding SDR family NAD(P)-dependent oxidoreductase, whose translation MDIKGKRIVITGAASGIGKETLLKLLQFEGVSILAVDLDPSRLEVSDDRVKKFKCDVSSSENVDKIFKEAKKVLGGIDIFYANAGFAYYEEIKKPDWKRIEKIFQTNVFSAIYGLQKVQAEYSNPVYYIITASAMSFLSIPGYALYSATKAAVHSFAEAFQFELKKPHRLMIVYPIATRTNFFDAAGKKVPVPFPSQTPKQVASAVVSGIRWNKKKVLPSKIFTLMMFLDRFLIYPLRIYQIIENWKRKRALN comes from the coding sequence ATGGATATTAAAGGAAAACGTATCGTGATCACCGGAGCTGCCTCAGGGATCGGCAAAGAAACTCTACTCAAACTTCTCCAATTTGAAGGTGTTAGCATTTTAGCGGTGGATCTGGATCCTTCTAGATTAGAAGTTTCGGACGATAGAGTTAAAAAATTTAAATGTGATGTTTCCTCTTCCGAGAACGTAGATAAAATTTTCAAAGAAGCTAAAAAGGTTTTAGGTGGTATTGATATCTTTTATGCAAATGCAGGTTTTGCGTACTATGAAGAGATCAAAAAGCCAGATTGGAAACGTATCGAAAAAATTTTCCAGACAAATGTTTTCTCTGCTATCTATGGCCTACAGAAAGTCCAGGCAGAATATTCGAATCCTGTCTATTATATCATCACTGCTTCTGCTATGAGCTTTCTTTCGATTCCAGGTTATGCCTTGTATTCCGCAACCAAAGCAGCAGTACATTCCTTTGCAGAAGCATTTCAATTCGAATTGAAAAAACCTCATAGACTTATGATCGTTTATCCAATTGCTACTCGAACAAATTTTTTTGATGCTGCTGGTAAGAAGGTTCCGGTACCTTTTCCTTCTCAAACGCCTAAACAAGTTGCCTCGGCGGTTGTATCCGGGATTCGCTGGAATAAAAAGAAAGTATTACCTTCTAAAATATTTACTTTGATGATGTTCCTGGATAGATTTCTTATCTACCCACTGCGAATTTATCAGATCATCGAAAATTGGAAACGTAAAAGAGCCCTAAACTAA
- a CDS encoding acyl-CoA dehydrogenase family protein, with protein MLENNYFLENEDLKQYFESLIDWEEVVEAFEQGFSDKKEYEKTGKEEFALAPGSKEEAIEFYRSVLESAGEIAGKEIAPFVQKMDAEGLIYKKGKVTFPKEMIDAVNQVKEAGILPYSIGRKHGGLGLPCTVQAMLMEIFSRADGSVAIALGCMNLAETIERFGTEEMVETYVPKMAAGELCGAMALTEPNYGSDLPNLQTKAIKGEDGIWRITGAKRFITHACGFDDKPSIILTLARTGSPTSGARGLSFFIVKSEDVEIAGIEKKMGLHCSPTCEVVYENSPGILIGEEGYGLVKYSMAMMNGARLSIAGQAMGIGAAAYYEAKKYADEREQFGKKIRNIPAVKKMLDLMDREILAMRSILQEASRSIDLYHWKSEKMKESGVDEREIKKDENIKKWEKLANLFTPLSKYYITEQANKIAFDALQIHGGAGYTYDYDISRIYRDVRITNIYEGTTQLQVVAAIGGIVTGLGTKGILRQYLDEEMSSFSPSRELTENRQKLEDSHSIYTSLENGTSKDEVAFELVESATRVIIGLVLERGLKKLDGDSKKERAALIHSYNLDSSALLEYNKIRIENKKSPALV; from the coding sequence ATGCTCGAAAATAATTATTTCTTAGAGAATGAAGACTTAAAGCAATATTTTGAATCCTTAATAGACTGGGAAGAAGTGGTAGAAGCATTCGAACAAGGATTTTCAGACAAGAAAGAATACGAAAAAACCGGAAAAGAAGAATTCGCATTAGCACCCGGAAGCAAAGAAGAAGCCATCGAATTTTATAGATCCGTTTTAGAATCTGCGGGCGAGATCGCAGGAAAGGAAATAGCTCCTTTCGTCCAAAAAATGGATGCAGAAGGTTTAATATACAAAAAAGGTAAAGTAACATTTCCTAAGGAAATGATAGACGCTGTCAACCAAGTCAAGGAAGCAGGAATCCTTCCCTATTCTATCGGACGTAAACATGGTGGTTTAGGTTTACCTTGCACAGTTCAAGCAATGCTTATGGAAATATTCTCCAGAGCAGACGGATCGGTTGCGATTGCTTTAGGATGTATGAACCTTGCAGAAACCATAGAAAGATTCGGTACAGAAGAAATGGTAGAAACTTACGTACCTAAAATGGCTGCCGGAGAGTTATGCGGGGCAATGGCACTCACGGAACCGAATTACGGATCAGACCTTCCTAACTTACAAACAAAAGCTATCAAAGGAGAAGATGGAATCTGGAGAATCACCGGAGCCAAAAGATTTATCACGCATGCTTGCGGATTCGATGATAAACCTTCTATCATTCTTACATTAGCTAGAACAGGAAGCCCAACAAGTGGTGCAAGAGGACTCTCCTTCTTTATCGTTAAAAGTGAAGATGTGGAGATCGCAGGAATAGAGAAAAAAATGGGACTACATTGTTCTCCAACCTGCGAGGTAGTTTATGAAAACTCTCCCGGTATATTAATCGGAGAAGAAGGTTACGGACTCGTAAAATATTCAATGGCAATGATGAACGGCGCAAGACTTTCTATCGCTGGACAGGCAATGGGAATTGGAGCCGCAGCTTATTATGAAGCCAAAAAATATGCAGATGAACGAGAACAATTCGGCAAGAAGATCAGGAATATCCCAGCAGTGAAAAAAATGTTGGATCTTATGGATAGAGAGATCTTAGCAATGCGTTCCATTTTACAAGAAGCCTCCAGATCTATTGACCTATATCATTGGAAATCTGAAAAGATGAAAGAGTCCGGTGTAGATGAAAGAGAGATCAAAAAGGACGAAAATATCAAAAAATGGGAAAAACTTGCCAACCTATTCACTCCATTATCTAAATATTATATTACAGAACAGGCAAATAAGATCGCATTCGACGCACTCCAAATTCACGGAGGAGCAGGATACACTTACGATTATGATATTTCCAGGATCTATAGAGATGTAAGGATCACAAACATCTATGAAGGAACCACACAATTACAGGTTGTAGCTGCGATCGGAGGAATAGTCACTGGACTCGGAACCAAAGGGATCTTAAGACAATATTTGGATGAAGAAATGTCCAGCTTCTCCCCTTCTAGAGAGCTTACAGAAAATCGCCAAAAATTAGAAGATTCTCATTCTATTTACACCTCTTTAGAAAATGGAACATCCAAAGACGAAGTTGCATTCGAATTAGTAGAATCTGCAACCAGAGTCATCATTGGACTGGTTTTAGAAAGAGGTCTGAAAAAGTTAGATGGAGATTCCAAAAAAGAAAGAGCTGCTCTGATTCACTCTTATAATCTGGATAGCTCAGCTTTATTAGAATATAATAAAATCCGTATCGAGAATAAAAAGAGCCCTGCCTTAGTTTAG
- the lipL32 gene encoding major surface lipoprotein LipL32 produces MKKSSILIISAAIMVSFAACIGGLPGLKSNFSVGEQDIPGVGVKKLFAPYSETVNYWGYIKPGQAADAVVNGKKSYFLYIWVPAAIVELGVRLISPTGEIGEPSSDDFVSEAFKAATPEEKSMPNWFDTWIRVERLAAIMPNQIEGAAKGKALQNLGDNDDGDDTYTEERHNKYNSLLRIQIPNIPKSLDELKNIDTKKLLVRGLYRITFTTYKVGEVKGSFVATVGVLGPPGVPGLSPILHANPAELQKLAVDAEEKLKAAIAGDKK; encoded by the coding sequence ATGAAAAAATCTTCGATCCTAATAATCTCCGCCGCTATAATGGTCAGCTTTGCTGCATGTATCGGTGGACTTCCCGGCCTAAAAAGTAATTTCTCGGTCGGTGAACAAGACATTCCAGGAGTAGGAGTTAAGAAGCTTTTCGCACCTTATTCTGAAACTGTGAACTATTGGGGATACATCAAACCAGGACAAGCCGCTGACGCAGTAGTAAACGGAAAGAAATCATATTTCCTTTATATTTGGGTTCCAGCAGCTATCGTTGAATTAGGAGTTCGTCTAATTTCCCCTACCGGAGAAATTGGTGAGCCATCTAGCGACGACTTCGTGAGTGAGGCTTTCAAAGCTGCAACTCCTGAAGAAAAAAGCATGCCGAACTGGTTCGATACTTGGATTCGCGTAGAGCGCTTAGCAGCTATTATGCCGAACCAAATCGAAGGAGCAGCTAAAGGAAAAGCACTTCAAAATCTTGGCGACAATGATGATGGAGACGATACTTACACTGAAGAGCGTCACAACAAGTACAACTCTTTACTACGTATCCAAATTCCTAATATTCCAAAAAGCTTAGATGAACTTAAAAACATCGACACTAAAAAACTTTTAGTTCGCGGTTTATACAGAATTACCTTCACTACTTACAAAGTAGGCGAAGTTAAAGGTTCTTTCGTAGCTACTGTTGGAGTACTTGGCCCTCCAGGTGTTCCAGGTCTTTCTCCTATTCTTCACGCAAACCCAGCTGAATTGCAAAAATTGGCTGTTGATGCAGAAGAAAAATTGAAAGCTGCAATCGCTGGAGACAAGAAGTAA